Genomic DNA from uncultured Fibrobacter sp.:
CGTTCGCAAGCTCGCTACAGACGAGAGACGAAAGTGACTTGTCATTCTGAGCGGAGCGTAGCGAAGTCGAAGAATCTAGAGCTGCAGACATAGCAACGTTTTCTAGTACGCTCTTCAAGAAATTGCCGGCGGCTCCTTCACGGGTCTCGGAGCCAACTTCCTCGTTATTGAAGAAGGCGGCCACCTGGAAATCATTTTCAAGGGCATCCGCAGCGGCAAAGGCCTCGACAACCGCATGACAGCTGCTCAGGTTATCGAGACGCCCCGAATAGATCCACTCCTCATCAAAGCCACCATACACGGCAGGCTGCGCATCAAAAAGCTGAACATCAAAATCAAGAAGTTTCGAGCCTGCGGGTAGCTCCGCCGAAAGGGCATCGACAAAACGTTCCTTACCGCCTACGGATGTCCAAAGGGCATTCAGGTCCGTCTGCGGATTCACCTTGAGACCATCCTGATTTACGCCACGGTTCAGGTGAACCGCTAGTTGCGGAATGCGGAAAAGACGGTTTCCACGAATCAATTTCGTCTGCAGTTTTCCATCGAGTTCATAAGCGAGGAGTCCAGCATAACCCAGGTCGCGGTCCAGCCAGCTCGTAAAAAGCGGGCTTCCATAAATTTCAGGATGGAGCGTCCGAACACCGGCGGCCAAAGCATCCGGATTCGGGGTAATCTTCAGCGTCGGATAATCCGTATGCGCAAGCGCGATCCTGAACCGAGAGTCAGAACAAACTTTCCTAGGCAGTCGAACGGCGATCAACGCCCCGCCACGTTCGAACAAGCGAACGGAATTATCTTTTTTCGCTCCCAAAACAGTCTTCAGGGATTCAACCGTATGGTACGGCGTCACGGAACCATTCAAAAATTCAAGAATATCCATGAAATAAATATAGGATTTAGAGACTAGATAGTATAGGGTAGGTGTCAGAGCTAAATCGGCCCTTCGACAAGCT
This window encodes:
- a CDS encoding M18 family aminopeptidase, with translation MDILEFLNGSVTPYHTVESLKTVLGAKKDNSVRLFERGGALIAVRLPRKVCSDSRFRIALAHTDYPTLKITPNPDALAAGVRTLHPEIYGSPLFTSWLDRDLGYAGLLAYELDGKLQTKLIRGNRLFRIPQLAVHLNRGVNQDGLKVNPQTDLNALWTSVGGKERFVDALSAELPAGSKLLDFDVQLFDAQPAVYGGFDEEWIYSGRLDNLSSCHAVVEAFAAADALENDFQVAAFFNNEEVGSETREGAAGNFLKSVLENVAMSAALDSSTSLRSAQNDKSLSSLVCSELANVLSSSFALSIDMAHACHPNFVQKHESNHAPVLGGGVVLKMNSQKRYASDVFSNARFKLLCGQNNIPYQTFVMRNDMPCGSTVGPAISASLGIPTVDIGEPMLSMHSIREMTAKKDHQGMIALVSAFYL